The window CTCAGGTTTGCAACAAACGAGATCGTTCTTGGGTATAACAGGGAGAAGAGTAGATATGCAGATGAGATTACGCCTCAAAACTGGTATGAAATTCTTCAGAGAGATGGCGTAACCTTCGGATTCTCGAACCCAAATCTCGACCCATGTGGCTACAGAGCAGTGATGGTATGCAGGCTTGCAGAGCTATCTTATGGGGAAGCGAATCTATTTGATGATCTTATCCTGAAAAATACCGCAATCACAATAACCGAAGAAAACGGAACCTATCTAATAAAAACACCAGAAAACCTCGCACCAAAGACCGATAAAATAACGATAAAGCCAAAAGAGACAGATCTTACAGCACTCGTTGAGATGGGTGGACTTGATTATTATTTCATCTATAGAAGCGTTGCGGTTCAGCATAACCTGAGTTTTGTGGATCTTCCAGAAGAGATAGACCTGAGCAGTGTGGAGTATGCCGACCTATACAAAAAAGTCAAGTTACAGACTGCAGATGGTAAAATAAAGACAGCAAAACCGATTGTGTATGGTATAACCGTCCCGAAGAACGCGCCACACCCTGAGATCGGGCTTGAGTTTGTGAAGTTCGTGATAAGTGCGGATGGACAGCGTATCTTTGATTCTGCCGGGCAACCTCCGATTGTACCTGCGGTTGGAGAAGGAGAGGTGCCTGGAGAGTTGGGAATCCCGAAGCACTAACTATGTTTGCTTGAGAATTGAGACAGACTAAATCTCTTCCCACTCGCCCCTCCCCATATCAGACTCTCTGAGCCAGATCGCCCAGCAGATGAATACCTGCGAGTAACCGATCTGCTTTGATAATTTTTCCATCTCATCGATGAAAGAGAGATCATTCCTGGCTGTAATTCCAAACTCGCGCTCGATGACCCGTTTTATAATCTTATCAGGCATCGAGGTATCAACACCTGCCTGCATCCGCA of the Candidatus Syntrophoarchaeum caldarius genome contains:
- a CDS encoding molybdenum ABC transporter substrate-binding protein; this encodes MKKNTILVVISLILLFCAPGCIGENTPSEKIVLKVYHAGSLAVPFEEVEKEFEALHPNVDVQREAYGSVAAIRQVTDVGKLCDVLASADYSLIPDMMYPDYADWYLRFATNEIVLGYNREKSRYADEITPQNWYEILQRDGVTFGFSNPNLDPCGYRAVMVCRLAELSYGEANLFDDLILKNTAITITEENGTYLIKTPENLAPKTDKITIKPKETDLTALVEMGGLDYYFIYRSVAVQHNLSFVDLPEEIDLSSVEYADLYKKVKLQTADGKIKTAKPIVYGITVPKNAPHPEIGLEFVKFVISADGQRIFDSAGQPPIVPAVGEGEVPGELGIPKH